The window CCCGGGGCCCGGGAGCGGGTGGGGCTCGCGCAGGCCGCGTTGTTGTCGGCGCTGGTCGCGGGGACGCCCGTGCCCGAGGGGTTCGACCGGGTGCGGGTCGCTGTACAGGCGCGGGCGCTCGCCGCGAAGCGGGCGGATGTCGTGGGGAAGGTCGCGCCCGAGCTGCCGGTGATCCTCGGGGAGGACTACCGCACCGCCTTCCTCGGCTACGCCCAGACCCACCCGATGACCGACGGCTACCGACGCGACGCCCTCACCTTCGCCGAGCACCTGCTGTCCTCAGGTCGCCCCGGGGACGCGCAGGCGCGGCGGGAACTACGGGAGTGGTGGCTGGAGCGGTCGGGACCGAGTCCGCGCTCCCGCCGCCCCGGCCACCGACTCGCTCGCGCCACACGCAGGGTCCTGCTGCGGCGTTGAGGGCCCCGGCCCCTAGAGCTGCTTCTCCGGTACCGCGTCGCCCGCCAGGGCGTCGCCCCGGCCGTAGTGGTGCGTCGTGAACATGTAGATCAGGCCCGACCCCACCACCACACCGCCGCAGATCAGGACGATCCAGTTCTCCCACCACGACTTCTCCGGGGAGCGGGCCCAGCAGATGTTGATGATGGCGAGGATGCCGTAGACCAGCGCCGCGATGTTCACGGTCAGGCCCCAGCGGCCCAGGGTGAACTCCCCCGCCGGACGCCAGCCCTTGAGGCGGGCGCGCAGCGCGGCCAGGACCACCATCTGGAACGAACCGTAGATGCCGAGGATCGCGAACGAGACGATGTTGGTGAGGGCGTCCTCGGACAGCAGTGAGGCGAAGGCGATGAGCAGGGGCACCGCCGCGGACACGAACAGCGCCCAGCTCGGCACCGCACGGGAGTGGACGAACCGCCGCAGCAGCTTGTGCCCGACGATCATCTCGTCCCGGGCGTAGGAGTAGATGAGCCGCCCGGCCGCCGCCTGGAGGCTGATCGTGCAGGACAGGAAGGAGATCAGCACCACGGCCATCACCAGCCGCGCCCCGGTCTCGCCCATCGCGTCGTACAGCACGGTCACCACCGGGTCGGCCTGCTCGCCCGAGATGATCGCGTTGAAGTCGGTGACCGACAGCAGCAGCGACATACAGGTGAACGTGGCCGCCGCGCCGCCGATGTAGATGGTGCGCCGCATCGCCCGGGGGATGACCCGGCCCGGGTGGGCGACCTCCTCGGCGGTGTCGCCGCACGCCTCGAAGCCGTAGTACTGGTAGAGGCCGATGATGGCGGCCGCCAGGAACGCCGGCAGATAGGAGCCGTCGCCCTCGGTGCCGTAGGTGTCGAAGATGATGCCGATGTTGTGGTGACGGTGGGTGGCCAGCAGGTAGATGCCGACGACGAGGGCGCCGATGAGCTCACCGGCGAAACCGATGATGGCCGCCGCCGAGAGCCACTTGGTGCCGCAGTAGTTGATGAGGATGGCGACGACGATGAGCACGGCGGTGCACAGCACGGTGGTGTGCACGGTGGCGTCGAAGCCGAAGAGGATGGCGATGTAGGGGCCTGCGCCGTACGCGACGGAGGTGATGGTCACCAGCAGCGCCCACATGTACACCCAGCCGGTCATCCACGCCCAGCGCTTGCCCCACAGCCGCCGGGCCCAGGGGTAGACGCCGCCCGCGATCGGGTACTGGGCGACGATCTCGCCGAAGATCAGCGCGACGAGGAACTGGCCGCAGCCGGCCAGCACGAACGCCCAGATCATCGGCGGTCCGCCGTCGACGATCGCGATGCCGAAGAGGGTGTAGGTGCTCACCACCGGGGAGAGGTAGGTGAAGCCGAGGGCGAAGTTGGCCCAGGGGCCCATGTCCTTGCGGAACTCCGAGCCGGGCTCCCCTCCCGGGGTGCCCGCGGCCGGTGCGGGAGGCGGTGCGGTGGTCACTGTCCGGCCCTCCGTTCCGCGGCCGGGGTGCGGCCGCTGATCAGGTCGGCGGCGCGTTCGGCGGTGAGCAGGACGGTCACCATGGGGTTGATCGTGGGCATCGTCGGGAAGATCGACGCGTCGACGATCCGTACGCCCTCGAAGCCGCGCAGTCTCAGCTCCGGATCGCAGACGGCCAGCGGATCGTCCGGGGCGCCCATGCGGCAGGTGCCGGCGGGGTGGTAGACGGTGTGCGCCACGCGGCGGCCATACTCCGACAGGTCGGCGTCGGAGACGACGTCCGGGCCGGGCGCGACCTCGCGGACCAGCCAGTCGCTCAGCGGGGCGGTGGCGGCGACCTCGCGGGCGATCTTCAGACCGTCCACGATGGTGCGCTCGTCGTGCCCCTCCGAGTCGGTGAAGTACCGGAAGTCCAGGGCGGGGTGCTCGGCGGGGTCGGCGCTGCGCAGCCACATGCGGCCGGTGGACCGGGCGCGCGGCACGTTCGGCGTCATGCAGACGCCGTGCTGCGGCACGGGGTAGCCCAGGCGTTCGGTGTTGACGGTGAACGGCACCTGGTAGAAGTGGAACATCAGGTCGGGGCGCGGCCCGCTCTTGTCGCGGCGCAGGAACAGTCCGGCGTCGGAGTCCATCGCGGAGTTGGGCGGCAGCGGGCCGTCGGTCTCCCAGACGATCACGGACTCGGGGTGGTCGAGCAGGTTCTCGCCGACGCCGGGCAGATCGGCCCGTACCTCGATACCCAGCTTGCGCAGGTCGTCGGCGGGGCCGATGCCGGAGAGCATCAGCAGGCGGGGGGTGTCGACGGCACCGGCGCACAGCAGGAGTTCGCGTTCGGCGCGTACGGTGGCGGGCTCCCCGTCTGCGCCGCGCACGGCGACCCGGGTCAGCCGTCCCGCGTCGTCGGTGAGCAGCCGGTGCGCCCAGGTCTCCAGCAGGAGCGTGAGGTTGGGCCGGTCCATGATCGGGTGCAGGTAGGCCACGGAGGCGGAGGAGCGCAGATTGCCCTCCGGCTCGTAGGCCAGCGAGAAGAAGCCGGTGCCGTCGGCGAAGGGTTCGGCGTTGAAGTCGTCGACCACGGGGACGCCGAGGGCGCGGGTGGCCGCGGTGACGAAGTCCTTGGCGATGGGATTGCGGTCGGCCTCGGCCACCGGGACGATGTTCGTCCGCAGCCGGTCCCGGTAGGGGAGGATCGTCGCCGGGTCCCAGCCGCGGCAGCCCCGGGCCACCCAGTCGTCGAGGTCCTGCGGCAGCGGCAGGAAGCTGATCAGCGTGTTGTGGGAGGAACAGCCGCCGAGCACGCGGGCCCGGGAGTGCAGGATGTGGGAGTTGCCGCGCGGCTGTTCGACCGTGGTGTACCCGTAGTCGTACTCCGAGTCGAGCAGGTTGATCCAGTTGCGCAGGCGCAGGATGCGCTCGTCGCCGACATCGCTGGGGCCGCCCTCGATGACGCAGACGCGGCAGTCGGGGTCCTCGCTCAGCCGGGCGGCGAGCACGCAGCCGGCGGTGCCGCCGCCGACGATGACGTAGTCGTAGGCGGACTCGGCGCCGTGCGCGGTGGTGGGGGCCATGCGGTGCCTTTCTTCGGTGGCCGTCGCGCCGCGGGCGGGCGGGCGGCCGGTCTTCGGTGGTCGTCGCGCCGCGGGCGGGCGCCGTGCTGCCGGAAGGTCAGCCCTTGAACCAGCCGGAGGGTGCGGGGGCGAGGTTCTGGTAGATGTGCTTGGCCTCCTGGTACTCGCGCAGCCCGGTGGGGCCCAGCTCGCGGCCGACGCCCGAGCGGCCGAAGCCGCCCCATTCGGCCTGCGGCACATAGGGGTGGAAGTCGTTGATCCAGACCGTGCCGTGCCGCAGCCGCTGCGCGACGCGCTGGGCGCGGCTCGCGTCGGAGGTCCATACGCCGCCGGCCAGGCCGTAGCGGGTGTCGTTGGCGAGTTCCACGGCCTCGTCCTCGGTGCGGAAGCGCTCGACGGTGACGACCGGGCCGAAGACCTCCTCCTGGACGATGCGCATGGACCGGTCGCAGTCGGCGAAGATCGTCGGCAGCAGGAAGAAGCCGCGGCTCAGGGCGGGGTCGTCGGGGCGGGTGCCGCCGGTGACGAGCCGGGCGCCCTCCTCCCGGCCGATGGCGATGTAGCCCTCGACCTTGTCGCGGTGCTCGGCGGAGCTGAGCGGGCCGCTCTCGGTGCCCTCCTCCAGGCCGCTGCCGAGCCGGATCGCCCGTGCGCGCTCGGCGTAGGCCTCGACGAACCGGTCGTGCAGGGAGTCCTCGACGAGCAGGCGCGAACCGGCCGAGCAGACCTGCCCGGAGTGCAGGAACGCGGCGTCGAGCGCGTAGTCCACGGCGGCGTCGAAGTCGGCGTCCGCGAAGACGATGTTGGGGTTCTTGCCGCCCAGTTCCAGGGCGATGTTCCGCGGCCCCTCGGCGGCGCTGGCCATGATGGACCGTCCGGTGTTGAGGCCGCCGGTGAAGGACACCAGGTCGACGTCGGGGTGGCTGGTGAGGGCCGCGCCGACGGTCGCCCCGGAGCCCAGCACCAGGTTGGCGACGCCGGGCGGGGCGCCGGCCTCCTCGATGAGCCGCACCATGTGGATCGTGGTGAGCGGTGTGACCTCGCTGGGCTTGAGGACGAAGGTGTTGCCGGCGGCGAGCGCCGGGGCCACCTTCCAGGAGGCCTGGAGCAGCGGGTAGTTCCAGGGGGCGATGAGCGCGCACACGCCGATCGGCTGGTAGACGACGCGGCTCAGCACGTCGGGGCCGACGTCCACGATCCGGCCGCCGTCCTTGCCCGCGAGTTCGGCGAAGTAGCGGAAGGCGTTGGCCACGTCCTCCACGTCGATGCGGGCCTCGGCCAGCGTCTTGCCGGTGTCGAGGGTCTCGGTGCGGGCGATCTCCTCCTGGTCGCGCAGCAGCAGGTCGTGGACGCGCAGCAGCAGGTCGGCGCGCTGGCGGGAGGGGGCGTTCGCCCAGTCCTCCTCGGCGAAGGCACGCCGGGCGGCGCGTACGGCGCGGTCCACGTCGGAGGCGTCGGCCTCGTCGACGCTGGTGACGACCGAGGCGTCGTAGGGGTTGACCACCTCCCGCCGCCCACCGGCCGTGGCCTGTGTCCACTCGCCGTCGATGTACAGCTCACCCACCGCGGGGCCTCCTTCGGATCCGGCCGGTGCCGATCGGCTCGACGGTCAGCAACATGGCCCATCGGGAGGTCGGCGGCCACAGGGCACACCGCCGCGACGGCGTCCGGGCCGCCCAGAGGACCCGGGTGGGCTAGTCGCCCGGCCCCGCGCCTGCGCGCCCGAGTGTGCCGGGACTAACACCCGGGCCGGGCCCGCCGAGACCCAGGGGCCGGTATGCGCCTGTTTACGCGGATAGGACCCCCGACGCGGCTCCCCCGATCGCCCCGTCCTGTCCCCGATGCAACCATTCGCCCGTGTACGGCAGTTGGCGTAGAGCGCGCCGTACCATGTCGTTTCCGCACCCGAAGCGCACTAGCGTGCGGTGCCGTACCAGGAGGCACCACCATGCGACCCCGACCCCCCGTCAAGGGCCGAGGCATCGTCAGCGGCACCGGACTCATCGTCATGTGCCTCGCGGCGACGCTCGCCGCGCTGGTCTTCTCGCTCTGGCCGTACGACGGCCGGCCGGAGACGGCGCCGGGCGCGCTGAGCGCGCAGACGCTGCGGACGAGCTACGGCCCGCTGTCCGCCCTCGACCAGGAGTTCCTCGTCAAGATCCGGCGGGCCGGGCTGTGGGAGCCGGCCGCGGGGCGGCAGGCGGGGACGAAGGGGACCACCCCGGCCGTGCGGGCGGCCGGCCGGAGTCTTGTCGAGGGGCACCGGTTCCTGGACGAGCGGGTCCGCGGCGCCGCCGCCCAGCTGAGCTTCACCCTGCCGGACGCGGCGGACGACCAGCAGAAGCAGTGGCTGGCCACGCTGGACGAGGCGCGGGGCGAGGAGTACGACCGGCGGTTCGCCACCGCCCTGCGGCTGGCCCAGGGCCAGGTGTTCCCGGTCGTCGCCCAGGTCCGCGCGAGCACCCGCAACTCCCTGGTGCGCGACCTCGCCGACGACGCCACCACGACCGTCCTCGGCCACATCAAGACCCTGGAGGCGACGGGCGACGTCGACTTCGACGCCGTGGCCCGTGACATGGCCACCGGCGGCACGCCGTCGACCCCGGCCCCGACCTCGGTCCCGTCCCGGACGCTCCCGCCGCCCGCCTTCCGCCCACCCCCGGAACGGTGAAACGGAACGTCACATACCGACAACACTCCGTCCGGATCGTGAATGAGGCATGGTGCTTTCGGGACCGTGTCACATACAAACAACATATGCTCTGGGTTCTTTTCCTGCTGGCGGCCTGGGTCGTGGCGGGCACGGCGTGCACGCGGCTGTGCCTGGCCGCCGTGCGCGCCGCGACCGGCGGCGCGGACACCGGCCAGGTCCATGAACTCACCCTGTACGAGGCCGCGTTCCTCTCCGGCGGACCCCGGCGGGTCGCCGATGTCACCCTCGTCGCGATGGCGCGTCAGCGGCGTCTGCTGCTGGCGCACACCGGCTGGGCGACGGTCGTCGATCCGCGCGGCCGGGACGCGATGGAGCGCTCGGTGATAGGGGCCATCGGACCCGAGGGCCAGTCCCGGATCGCCCCGGTGCGGGCCACCGCCGCCGCGGCGGACGCGGTGCGCGGGATCGCCGACGGACTGGTGCGCGCGGGCCTCGCGGTGCCCGACAGCGCCCGTACGACGGTCGCGACCGGAGTCCGGCAGGTCCGCGTGGCGACGGTCGCCGTGCTCGGTCTCGGCGTCGCCGCCCTGCTGACGCCGGTCCCGCCGGACCTGCCGCGCCATCTGGTCGCCCTG of the Streptomyces koelreuteriae genome contains:
- a CDS encoding APC family permease; protein product: MTTAPPPAPAAGTPGGEPGSEFRKDMGPWANFALGFTYLSPVVSTYTLFGIAIVDGGPPMIWAFVLAGCGQFLVALIFGEIVAQYPIAGGVYPWARRLWGKRWAWMTGWVYMWALLVTITSVAYGAGPYIAILFGFDATVHTTVLCTAVLIVVAILINYCGTKWLSAAAIIGFAGELIGALVVGIYLLATHRHHNIGIIFDTYGTEGDGSYLPAFLAAAIIGLYQYYGFEACGDTAEEVAHPGRVIPRAMRRTIYIGGAAATFTCMSLLLSVTDFNAIISGEQADPVVTVLYDAMGETGARLVMAVVLISFLSCTISLQAAAGRLIYSYARDEMIVGHKLLRRFVHSRAVPSWALFVSAAVPLLIAFASLLSEDALTNIVSFAILGIYGSFQMVVLAALRARLKGWRPAGEFTLGRWGLTVNIAALVYGILAIINICWARSPEKSWWENWIVLICGGVVVGSGLIYMFTTHHYGRGDALAGDAVPEKQL
- a CDS encoding GMC family oxidoreductase codes for the protein MAPTTAHGAESAYDYVIVGGGTAGCVLAARLSEDPDCRVCVIEGGPSDVGDERILRLRNWINLLDSEYDYGYTTVEQPRGNSHILHSRARVLGGCSSHNTLISFLPLPQDLDDWVARGCRGWDPATILPYRDRLRTNIVPVAEADRNPIAKDFVTAATRALGVPVVDDFNAEPFADGTGFFSLAYEPEGNLRSSASVAYLHPIMDRPNLTLLLETWAHRLLTDDAGRLTRVAVRGADGEPATVRAERELLLCAGAVDTPRLLMLSGIGPADDLRKLGIEVRADLPGVGENLLDHPESVIVWETDGPLPPNSAMDSDAGLFLRRDKSGPRPDLMFHFYQVPFTVNTERLGYPVPQHGVCMTPNVPRARSTGRMWLRSADPAEHPALDFRYFTDSEGHDERTIVDGLKIAREVAATAPLSDWLVREVAPGPDVVSDADLSEYGRRVAHTVYHPAGTCRMGAPDDPLAVCDPELRLRGFEGVRIVDASIFPTMPTINPMVTVLLTAERAADLISGRTPAAERRAGQ
- a CDS encoding aldehyde dehydrogenase family protein, whose amino-acid sequence is MGELYIDGEWTQATAGGRREVVNPYDASVVTSVDEADASDVDRAVRAARRAFAEEDWANAPSRQRADLLLRVHDLLLRDQEEIARTETLDTGKTLAEARIDVEDVANAFRYFAELAGKDGGRIVDVGPDVLSRVVYQPIGVCALIAPWNYPLLQASWKVAPALAAGNTFVLKPSEVTPLTTIHMVRLIEEAGAPPGVANLVLGSGATVGAALTSHPDVDLVSFTGGLNTGRSIMASAAEGPRNIALELGGKNPNIVFADADFDAAVDYALDAAFLHSGQVCSAGSRLLVEDSLHDRFVEAYAERARAIRLGSGLEEGTESGPLSSAEHRDKVEGYIAIGREEGARLVTGGTRPDDPALSRGFFLLPTIFADCDRSMRIVQEEVFGPVVTVERFRTEDEAVELANDTRYGLAGGVWTSDASRAQRVAQRLRHGTVWINDFHPYVPQAEWGGFGRSGVGRELGPTGLREYQEAKHIYQNLAPAPSGWFKG
- a CDS encoding DUF4142 domain-containing protein; translation: MRPRPPVKGRGIVSGTGLIVMCLAATLAALVFSLWPYDGRPETAPGALSAQTLRTSYGPLSALDQEFLVKIRRAGLWEPAAGRQAGTKGTTPAVRAAGRSLVEGHRFLDERVRGAAAQLSFTLPDAADDQQKQWLATLDEARGEEYDRRFATALRLAQGQVFPVVAQVRASTRNSLVRDLADDATTTVLGHIKTLEATGDVDFDAVARDMATGGTPSTPAPTSVPSRTLPPPAFRPPPER
- a CDS encoding TIGR04222 domain-containing membrane protein, whose product is MLWVLFLLAAWVVAGTACTRLCLAAVRAATGGADTGQVHELTLYEAAFLSGGPRRVADVTLVAMARQRRLLLAHTGWATVVDPRGRDAMERSVIGAIGPEGQSRIAPVRATAAAADAVRGIADGLVRAGLAVPDSARTTVATGVRQVRVATVAVLGLGVAALLTPVPPDLPRHLVALWFALPLTLTLSCLAVARVEIHPYSRWASPAGQRLLGALARNADGTADDRTYLTSVAVRGVRAVGEPDLRAAFAHREAHD